In Acidobacteriota bacterium, a single genomic region encodes these proteins:
- the lexA gene encoding transcriptional repressor LexA: MQQHGYAPSLEEVGRRFGLSSLATVHKHLTNLQEKGFIKRAWNRSRSVELIPARIGGRALELPLLGYVAAGRPIEAITSTETITVPEALAGKRDTYVLRVKGDSMIDEQIRDGDFVIVEDRKTASNGEMVIALLTGSDVTLKKFYKEQEHVRLQPANPTMAPIVVPASDVQVQGVVIGVMRRY, encoded by the coding sequence ATCCAGCAGCACGGGTATGCGCCGAGTCTGGAGGAGGTCGGCCGTCGCTTCGGGCTGTCGTCACTGGCCACGGTCCACAAGCACCTGACCAACCTGCAGGAGAAGGGGTTCATCAAGCGTGCGTGGAACCGCAGTCGTTCGGTAGAGCTGATTCCGGCGCGCATCGGCGGCCGCGCCCTGGAACTGCCGTTGCTCGGCTACGTGGCGGCAGGCCGCCCCATCGAGGCCATCACGAGCACCGAGACGATCACGGTCCCGGAAGCGCTGGCCGGCAAGCGCGACACGTACGTGCTCCGTGTCAAGGGCGACTCGATGATCGATGAGCAGATCCGCGACGGCGACTTCGTCATCGTCGAGGATCGGAAGACCGCGTCGAATGGCGAGATGGTGATCGCGCTGCTGACGGGGTCGGACGTCACCTTGAAAAAGTTCTACAAGGAGCAGGAGCACGTGCGGCTCCAGCCGGCCAACCCGACGATGGCGCCGATCGTGGTGCCGGCGTCCGACGTGCAGGTGCAGGGCGTGGTGATCGGCGTGATGCGGCGATACTGA
- a CDS encoding gluconate 2-dehydrogenase subunit 3 family protein: protein MKERRTLSMVESVPDTGVSRRAALQTLAAGIGASIAVPGAAIAHDHPVHPHVAHVAEQTRTARTATAAAAYVPVALDPHQFATIVVLAELIVPGAKASGTPEFLDKLLAVELPETRRRLSTALGAIEGAAVRKGRAAFKDLPPAQQVELLTEAANGQPSRPVVSWKKGDPIPLPEPPASPATLRDHFDHIKGWVAGIYFASEPGLKELGYTGNAFHASYTGCTTG, encoded by the coding sequence ATGAAGGAACGTCGAACGCTGTCAATGGTGGAGTCCGTGCCTGACACCGGCGTGTCGCGCCGTGCGGCCCTGCAGACGCTCGCGGCGGGCATCGGTGCCTCGATCGCCGTGCCGGGTGCGGCCATCGCGCATGACCATCCGGTCCACCCGCACGTGGCGCACGTGGCCGAGCAGACGCGCACGGCCCGGACGGCCACCGCGGCCGCCGCCTACGTACCCGTGGCGCTCGACCCGCATCAGTTCGCGACCATTGTCGTGCTGGCCGAGCTCATCGTGCCTGGCGCGAAGGCGTCGGGAACGCCGGAGTTCCTCGACAAGCTGCTCGCCGTGGAACTGCCCGAGACGCGGCGTCGCCTCTCGACGGCGCTTGGAGCCATCGAGGGCGCGGCGGTCAGGAAGGGGCGCGCGGCCTTCAAGGATCTTCCGCCGGCGCAGCAGGTGGAGTTGTTGACCGAAGCCGCCAACGGCCAGCCGAGCCGACCCGTCGTGTCGTGGAAGAAGGGCGACCCCATTCCGCTGCCCGAGCCGCCCGCCAGCCCCGCGACGTTGCGCGATCACTTCGATCACATCAAGGGCTGGGTGGCCGGCATCTACTTCGCCTCCGAGCCCGGGCTGAAAGAACTCGGCTACACGGGTAACGCCTTCCACGCCAGCTACACCGGCTGCACGACGGGTTGA
- the rsmA gene encoding ribosomal RNA small subunit methyltransferase A — MDPSSPGRGRTRRARKRFGQHFLERQWVDKIVAAVDAKPGETFLEIGPGHGQLTMPLAHTGAVVHAVEIDRDLAADLRARAISNVHVHEGDFLEVPSSAWFGGDHPYRVAANLPYNVSTPVLGRLLAYAREGLIADAVLMLQKEVADRLVAQPGSGDYGPLAIATALQADVSRLFVLPPGAFRPPPKVHSAVVRLVFRPDRVPIADRGRFDMLVRHVFTQRRKMLGTSLQSLAQNGTDAKAWLTAAGIDPQRRPETLSLEEFARLAHGLKPVRSI; from the coding sequence GTGGATCCGTCTTCGCCGGGACGTGGCCGGACGCGCCGCGCGCGCAAGCGGTTCGGCCAGCACTTCCTCGAGCGGCAGTGGGTGGACAAGATCGTGGCTGCCGTCGACGCGAAACCCGGCGAGACGTTCCTCGAAATCGGTCCGGGTCACGGTCAACTGACGATGCCGCTGGCGCACACGGGCGCGGTGGTTCATGCGGTGGAGATCGACAGGGACCTGGCGGCCGACTTGCGCGCGCGCGCCATCTCCAACGTCCACGTCCACGAAGGTGACTTCCTGGAAGTGCCCTCGTCTGCGTGGTTCGGCGGCGACCACCCATATCGCGTGGCGGCGAACCTGCCCTACAACGTATCGACGCCGGTTCTCGGCCGCCTGCTCGCGTACGCGCGAGAGGGCCTCATCGCCGACGCGGTGCTCATGCTCCAGAAGGAGGTGGCCGACCGCCTCGTCGCGCAACCGGGGTCGGGCGACTACGGCCCGCTCGCGATCGCGACGGCGCTCCAGGCCGACGTCTCCCGGCTCTTCGTCCTCCCGCCGGGCGCATTCCGGCCGCCGCCCAAGGTCCATTCAGCCGTCGTGCGCCTCGTCTTTCGTCCCGACCGCGTGCCGATCGCCGACCGCGGCCGCTTCGACATGCTCGTCAGGCACGTCTTCACCCAGCGCCGCAAGATGCTCGGCACGAGCCTGCAGTCACTGGCTCAGAACGGCACCGACGCCAAGGCCTGGCTCACGGCCGCCGGCATCGATCCCCAGCGCCGCCCGGAGACGCTGTCGCTCGAGGAGTTCGCCCGTCTGGCTCACGGGCTGAAGCCCGTGCGCTCCATCTGA
- a CDS encoding DUF3467 domain-containing protein, with the protein MSQPTEPRQINFTIVPADTPDVPRVYANFCAVANTPFDFTLTFCEVQPLSPQDVQQAERDHVVPAPVKVKVVVPVPFIPTLVAALQEHMRAFGESQKQGAPGWSGGDPIH; encoded by the coding sequence ATGAGCCAGCCCACCGAGCCTCGCCAGATCAACTTCACGATCGTGCCGGCCGATACGCCGGACGTCCCGCGCGTCTACGCGAACTTCTGCGCGGTGGCCAACACGCCGTTCGACTTCACGCTGACCTTCTGCGAAGTACAGCCGCTGTCGCCGCAGGACGTCCAGCAGGCCGAGCGCGACCACGTGGTGCCCGCGCCGGTGAAGGTGAAGGTCGTGGTGCCGGTGCCGTTCATCCCGACGCTGGTGGCGGCGCTCCAGGAGCATATGCGAGCGTTCGGCGAATCGCAGAAGCAGGGCGCGCCCGGCTGGTCCGGCGGCGACCCGATCCACTGA
- a CDS encoding GMC family oxidoreductase, with protein sequence MAQTARDQAGQSFDVIVVGSGASGGWAAKRLSEAGVNVALLDAGRALTDADYKEHTPAYTLEYRNRANERIRQTRGRQKDCYACTEFNYDWFVDDNDEPYTTPKDKPFSWQGRTRIIGGRTNIWGRQSYRFSDTDFKAASLDGHGIDWPLSYKDVEPYYDLVEDYVGISGLAEHDPMLPDSRFHPAMGFNCSEVHVRNVLKQSFNRTLTIGRAANITRPINGRSACHYCGPCERGCMTHSYFNSAFTTVADALKTGKCTLIQNAMVYQVLMDGTGRKARGVSYIDRRTRQVREVHARVVILAAQALESVRILLNSQPGGLANSSGALGKYLMDHTWVAGGATAEFPDHAQKPSVDGPNRPNGTYVIRFRNRPGEPAHKAFLRGYGYQGGGSNTFNYGVQGFGQAYKDAVKSSALSTFGFSGFGEVLPYEDNHVALDPDQVDAFGIPVLRISMEWKENEKQMIPDMGYAAAEMLDAAGGRNIKPFFYLDRVPGYGIHEMGIARMGSDPRTSVLNQFQQAHDIPNLLVTDASGFTSGGCQNPTLTIMALTVRSTDHLLEQMKQGNVG encoded by the coding sequence GTGGCGCAAACGGCGCGCGATCAGGCAGGGCAATCGTTCGACGTCATCGTGGTCGGGTCCGGCGCCTCCGGCGGATGGGCAGCCAAGCGACTCTCGGAAGCCGGCGTGAACGTCGCTCTGCTCGACGCGGGTCGTGCGCTCACCGATGCCGACTACAAGGAGCACACACCCGCGTACACCCTGGAATACCGCAATCGCGCGAACGAGCGCATCAGGCAGACGCGCGGACGGCAGAAGGACTGCTACGCCTGCACCGAGTTCAACTACGACTGGTTCGTCGACGACAACGACGAGCCGTACACCACACCGAAAGACAAGCCGTTCTCATGGCAGGGCCGCACGCGCATCATCGGCGGCCGGACGAACATCTGGGGACGCCAGAGCTATCGCTTCAGCGACACGGACTTCAAGGCCGCGAGCCTCGATGGCCACGGCATCGACTGGCCGCTCTCCTACAAGGACGTCGAGCCGTACTACGACCTCGTCGAGGACTACGTCGGGATCTCGGGACTCGCCGAGCACGACCCGATGCTGCCCGACAGCCGGTTCCACCCGGCGATGGGATTCAACTGTTCCGAGGTCCACGTGCGTAACGTGTTGAAGCAGTCCTTCAACCGCACGCTGACGATCGGCCGCGCGGCCAACATCACCAGGCCGATCAACGGGCGCTCCGCGTGCCACTACTGCGGTCCGTGCGAGCGCGGCTGCATGACGCACTCGTACTTCAACTCCGCGTTCACGACGGTGGCCGACGCGTTGAAGACCGGCAAGTGCACGCTCATCCAGAACGCGATGGTGTACCAGGTGCTGATGGACGGCACCGGCAGGAAGGCGCGCGGCGTGTCGTACATCGATCGCCGGACGCGCCAGGTGCGCGAGGTCCACGCACGCGTCGTGATTCTCGCCGCGCAGGCGCTCGAGTCCGTGCGCATCCTGCTGAACAGCCAGCCCGGCGGCCTCGCCAACAGCAGCGGCGCGCTCGGCAAGTACCTGATGGACCACACGTGGGTCGCTGGCGGCGCAACGGCCGAGTTCCCAGACCACGCGCAGAAGCCGAGCGTCGACGGCCCGAATCGGCCCAACGGCACCTATGTGATCCGCTTCCGCAACCGCCCCGGCGAACCCGCGCACAAGGCGTTCCTGCGCGGCTACGGCTATCAGGGCGGCGGCAGCAACACCTTCAACTACGGCGTGCAGGGATTCGGCCAGGCCTACAAGGACGCGGTGAAGAGTTCCGCGCTCTCGACGTTCGGGTTCTCCGGCTTCGGCGAGGTGCTGCCCTACGAGGACAACCACGTCGCGCTCGACCCGGACCAGGTCGACGCATTCGGGATCCCCGTGCTGCGCATCTCGATGGAGTGGAAGGAGAACGAGAAGCAGATGATCCCGGACATGGGCTATGCCGCCGCCGAGATGCTGGACGCCGCCGGCGGGCGCAACATCAAGCCGTTCTTCTACCTGGACCGCGTCCCCGGCTACGGGATCCACGAGATGGGCATCGCACGCATGGGCAGCGACCCGCGGACGTCGGTGCTGAATCAGTTCCAGCAGGCGCACGACATCCCCAACCTGCTGGTCACGGACGCGAGTGGATTCACCTCCGGCGGCTGCCAGAACCCCACGCTCACGATCATGGCGCTCACGGTGCGCTCCACCGACCACCTGCTGGAGCAGATGAAGCAGGGAAATGTGGGTTGA
- a CDS encoding metallopeptidase family protein, which produces MTRDEFAGLIEEALAIIPERFRDAMRNIAIIVEADPPDSLLAEMEIEPPDTLYGLYLGTPITERQWGDGNREPDQIVLYQGPHEEDAINEDDLVAMVAETLIHEVGHYFGMSEEEIQEVEEHFWAAQDEVGN; this is translated from the coding sequence ATGACGCGCGACGAGTTTGCAGGCCTCATCGAGGAAGCGCTCGCCATCATCCCGGAACGCTTCCGCGATGCGATGCGCAACATCGCGATCATCGTCGAGGCGGACCCGCCCGACTCACTGCTGGCCGAGATGGAAATCGAGCCGCCTGACACGCTCTACGGCCTCTACCTCGGCACGCCCATCACCGAGCGCCAGTGGGGCGACGGCAATCGCGAACCCGATCAGATCGTGCTCTACCAGGGCCCGCACGAAGAGGACGCCATCAACGAGGATGACCTGGTCGCCATGGTCGCCGAGACGCTGATCCACGAGGTGGGCCACTACTTCGGCATGTCCGAGGAGGAGATCCAGGAGGTGGAGGAGCACTTCTGGGCCGCGCAGGACGAGGTCGGCAACTAG
- the nth gene encoding endonuclease III yields the protein MARARSASTTLVPAPAVLERLLRHFPAPDTELAFSNAFELLVATVLSAQSTDTRVNETTPTLFARYPDAATLAAADPLDVEPLIHATGFFRAKSKAIVGLAQRLARDHGGEVPADMDLLVALPGVGRKTANVVLGHAFGVPGLPVDRHVLRVAERIGITHQTMPEGVERDICAALPPSDWTRMSDGLILLGRRVCRPKPLCTQCEVADICRYPFKTGGVAPLDLAAPPAGAPRRRARPAAPAHAPRRTRKATPR from the coding sequence GTGGCTCGCGCGCGTTCTGCATCGACGACACTCGTCCCCGCGCCGGCAGTGCTCGAGCGGCTGCTCCGGCACTTCCCCGCTCCTGACACCGAACTGGCGTTCAGCAACGCCTTCGAGTTGCTCGTCGCGACCGTGCTGTCGGCGCAGTCCACCGACACGCGCGTGAACGAGACGACCCCGACCCTGTTTGCGCGCTACCCCGACGCAGCGACGCTGGCGGCCGCCGACCCGCTCGACGTCGAACCGCTCATCCACGCGACCGGTTTCTTCCGGGCGAAGAGCAAGGCCATCGTGGGCCTGGCGCAACGTCTCGCGCGCGACCACGGAGGCGAGGTTCCCGCCGACATGGACCTGCTCGTTGCCCTGCCCGGCGTCGGCCGCAAGACCGCCAACGTCGTCCTGGGGCACGCGTTCGGCGTACCGGGACTTCCCGTGGACCGCCACGTACTGCGCGTTGCGGAGCGCATCGGCATCACGCACCAGACCATGCCCGAAGGCGTCGAACGCGACATCTGCGCGGCGTTGCCACCCAGCGACTGGACGCGCATGTCGGACGGCCTCATCCTGCTCGGGCGACGCGTGTGCCGCCCCAAGCCGCTCTGCACCCAGTGCGAGGTGGCCGACATCTGCCGCTATCCCTTCAAGACAGGCGGCGTGGCGCCCCTCGATCTGGCCGCTCCGCCCGCCGGTGCGCCACGGCGCCGTGCACGACCCGCCGCACCGGCACATGCGCCCAGGCGCACCAGGAAGGCCACTCCCAGATGA
- a CDS encoding TonB-dependent receptor codes for MSLDSSVPFRRLRGVASAALCLCLVLLVGALPASAQNITGRIGGRVTDSSGGVLPGVTVTLLNEATGISRTVITDESGTYLATSLQVGAYSVTAELEGFRRQQRTGISLTADGSITADFALGVGQLTESVEVTAAIGETVNRTSGEVSRTIDTQQIKDLAFNGRNYLELASLIPGAVATDFDPLALATSLSVTGQSINGSRTNTNNLTIDGTSNVDSGSNGSQVNNVSLSFIEQVKIQTSNFSAEVGRNSGAAVNVVTRSGTNQFRGTARFDIRDEKFDAPNHFAPRDANGNKTKPPLEFRNFEGALGGPIIRNKLFFFGGQQYRIINRYTNPTRQTLPTTAELNGDFSVRLRGADGIVGTADDGVLRDPLTGQQFPGNVIPQDRITANGRAFGNIYRAMQGKAASFTDTPTANNTTFQEYNPFKSRQEILRLDYQATEKQRFYGRYIHDEYVLTEPFGTFSGAAMPTVPTDRSRPGTSYQVGHTYVASATLINEAKIGASWNGQRIKPLGDNWQRSTFGLTFPELYDTPGFVAGGIPNAQVAGFASIHGPSFALLSPTTDITFSDTLTWITGNHSVRTGVAISRNRKDQNGRGPYFGSVNFNTGGNPNSTSSSVADMLLGNYRTYEEASADPVGFFRFTTYQGFVSDTWRVRNNLSLELGVRYEYTQPTYTQGNNLVNFDPSRYDPSQAVRVQTNGLLVPGVGNRFNGLVIAGDGIPDDQTGRVDLIAGGDYDRIPFGAPRGLYKGQHLFMPRFSFSYTLNPETVFRGGVGVFYDKPEGNIIFSQLNIPPVLANTLYENFNIANPSGGAAGAIGAVGTINAVDPNLQLPMQTNYSVGVQRQFGRGYFVEASYVGNTGRHLLRQPDINRASFDDLRANNALPAAQRVSENYLRPYKGYSQIRMRVTDASSQYHSMQLYGTKRTGDFQFTVSYTLGRVLTNASGNGDNDTVDGANDLDFFWGPASFDRRHAFVNTLTYRIPWLRDRGDLVEAFLGGWELSSKYRFQSGQYFTPVGNSSIGSRRAEYLGGDIAINGDENRWFNTDAFANPPEDRRGSAGVGVIQGPSFQQMDVSFRKNFRFGGRYNVTPIFDVFNLFNTVNLGNPNVDRNNVAFGTISTAQPPRQFQFGVRFDF; via the coding sequence ATGTCTCTGGACTCGAGCGTGCCGTTCCGACGCCTGCGTGGCGTAGCGAGCGCGGCCCTCTGTTTGTGTCTGGTATTGCTGGTGGGCGCACTGCCCGCTTCCGCCCAAAACATCACCGGTCGCATCGGCGGTCGCGTCACCGACAGTTCGGGAGGTGTGCTGCCCGGCGTCACGGTGACGCTCCTCAACGAAGCCACCGGCATCTCGCGTACGGTGATCACCGACGAGTCGGGCACGTACCTGGCCACCAGCCTCCAGGTCGGGGCGTACAGCGTCACCGCCGAGCTCGAAGGCTTCCGCCGCCAGCAACGCACGGGCATCAGTCTGACGGCCGACGGCAGCATCACGGCCGACTTCGCCCTGGGCGTCGGGCAGCTCACCGAATCGGTCGAAGTCACCGCAGCCATCGGCGAGACCGTGAACCGTACCTCCGGCGAGGTCTCCCGCACCATCGACACGCAGCAGATCAAGGATCTGGCCTTCAACGGCCGCAACTACCTCGAGCTCGCGTCGCTCATCCCCGGAGCCGTGGCCACGGACTTCGACCCCCTCGCGCTGGCCACGAGCCTTTCGGTCACCGGCCAGTCCATCAACGGTAGCCGGACCAACACCAACAACCTCACCATCGACGGCACGTCCAACGTCGACTCAGGCTCGAACGGCTCGCAGGTGAACAACGTGAGCCTGAGCTTCATCGAGCAGGTGAAGATCCAGACGTCCAACTTCTCTGCCGAAGTCGGCCGCAACAGCGGCGCCGCCGTCAACGTCGTCACGCGCAGCGGAACGAACCAGTTCCGCGGCACGGCGCGCTTCGACATCCGAGACGAGAAGTTCGACGCCCCGAACCATTTCGCGCCGCGTGACGCCAACGGCAACAAGACCAAGCCACCCCTCGAGTTCCGCAACTTCGAAGGCGCGCTTGGCGGACCGATCATCCGCAACAAGCTGTTCTTCTTCGGCGGACAGCAGTACCGCATCATCAACCGCTACACGAACCCGACGCGCCAGACGCTACCCACGACGGCCGAACTCAACGGCGACTTCTCCGTCCGCCTGCGCGGCGCTGACGGCATCGTCGGGACGGCAGACGATGGCGTGCTGCGCGATCCGCTGACCGGGCAACAGTTCCCGGGCAACGTCATCCCGCAGGACCGCATCACGGCCAACGGTCGCGCCTTCGGCAATATCTACAGGGCCATGCAGGGCAAGGCCGCGTCATTCACCGACACGCCGACGGCCAACAACACGACGTTTCAGGAGTACAACCCGTTCAAGTCGCGGCAGGAGATTCTGCGCCTCGACTATCAGGCCACCGAGAAGCAGCGCTTCTACGGCCGCTACATCCACGACGAGTACGTCTTGACCGAGCCGTTCGGCACGTTCTCCGGCGCCGCGATGCCGACGGTGCCGACCGACAGGTCCCGTCCCGGCACCAGCTATCAGGTGGGTCACACCTACGTCGCCAGCGCCACCCTGATCAACGAAGCCAAGATCGGCGCGTCGTGGAACGGCCAGCGCATCAAGCCGCTCGGCGACAACTGGCAGCGGAGCACCTTCGGCTTGACGTTCCCGGAACTCTACGACACGCCGGGCTTTGTGGCCGGGGGCATCCCGAACGCCCAGGTTGCCGGCTTCGCGAGCATCCACGGTCCCAGTTTCGCGCTGCTCTCGCCGACCACCGACATCACGTTCTCCGACACGCTCACGTGGATCACCGGCAATCATTCCGTGCGGACCGGCGTGGCCATCTCGCGCAACCGCAAGGATCAGAACGGACGCGGCCCCTACTTCGGCAGCGTCAATTTCAACACCGGCGGCAACCCGAACAGCACCAGCAGTTCCGTGGCTGACATGCTGCTCGGCAACTACCGCACGTACGAAGAGGCCTCGGCCGACCCCGTCGGCTTCTTCCGCTTCACCACGTACCAGGGCTTCGTCTCGGATACGTGGCGCGTGCGCAACAACCTGAGTCTCGAGCTCGGCGTGCGGTACGAGTACACGCAGCCCACGTACACGCAGGGGAACAACCTGGTCAACTTCGACCCATCGCGGTACGACCCGAGCCAGGCCGTGCGCGTGCAGACCAACGGCCTGCTCGTGCCGGGTGTCGGCAACCGCTTCAATGGCCTCGTGATCGCCGGCGACGGGATTCCCGACGATCAGACGGGCCGCGTGGACCTCATCGCGGGTGGCGACTACGACCGCATCCCGTTCGGCGCACCCCGCGGATTGTACAAGGGGCAGCACCTCTTCATGCCGCGCTTCAGCTTCTCGTACACACTGAATCCGGAAACGGTGTTCCGCGGCGGCGTGGGCGTGTTCTACGACAAGCCGGAAGGCAACATCATCTTCTCGCAGCTCAACATCCCGCCGGTGCTGGCCAACACGCTCTACGAGAACTTCAACATCGCGAATCCGAGCGGTGGCGCGGCCGGCGCGATTGGTGCAGTCGGCACGATCAACGCCGTCGATCCGAACCTCCAGTTGCCCATGCAGACCAACTACAGCGTCGGCGTGCAGCGGCAGTTCGGCCGCGGGTACTTCGTGGAAGCGTCGTACGTCGGCAACACCGGCCGTCACCTGCTTCGCCAGCCGGACATCAACCGCGCGAGCTTCGACGACCTCAGGGCCAACAACGCCCTGCCGGCGGCGCAGCGCGTGTCGGAGAACTATCTCCGTCCATACAAGGGCTACTCGCAAATCCGCATGCGCGTCACCGACGCCAGTTCGCAGTATCACTCGATGCAGTTGTACGGCACCAAGCGCACGGGCGACTTCCAGTTCACCGTGTCGTACACGCTCGGCCGAGTGCTCACGAACGCCAGCGGCAACGGCGACAACGATACGGTGGACGGCGCCAACGACCTCGACTTCTTCTGGGGCCCTGCGTCGTTCGACAGGCGCCACGCCTTCGTGAACACGCTCACGTACCGCATCCCGTGGCTGCGCGACCGCGGTGACCTCGTCGAGGCGTTCCTCGGCGGCTGGGAGTTGAGCAGCAAGTACCGCTTCCAGTCGGGCCAGTACTTCACGCCCGTGGGCAATTCGTCGATCGGCAGCCGTCGCGCGGAGTATCTGGGTGGTGACATCGCCATCAATGGTGATGAGAACCGCTGGTTCAATACCGACGCCTTCGCGAATCCTCCCGAGGATCGTCGCGGATCGGCTGGCGTCGGCGTGATCCAGGGGCCGTCGTTCCAGCAGATGGACGTCTCGTTCCGCAAGAACTTCCGCTTCGGTGGGCGCTACAACGTGACGCCGATCTTCGACGTGTTCAACCTGTTCAACACCGTCAACCTCGGCAACCCGAACGTCGACCGCAACAACGTCGCGTTCGGCACGATCAGCACCGCTCAGCCGCCGCGCCAGTTCCAGTTCGGCGTGAGGTTCGATTTCTGA